One stretch of Desulfocurvus vexinensis DSM 17965 DNA includes these proteins:
- the fusA gene encoding elongation factor G, producing MSKKVAIPKDFLHSLRNIGIIAHIDAGKTTLTERILYYSGRIHRMGEVHDGTATMDFMPEEQERGITIGSACTTCQWNGATINLIDTPGHVDFTIEVERSLRVLDGAVGVFCAVGGVEPQSETVWRQSVKFHVPKLAFVNKMDRPGADFAAVLDAMRERLGAVPLPLTVPVGSGQEFAGVIDLVAMRRLHFDPQTQGAEVRAEALDAEDEALAAPWRERMLETLAEADEAFLEVYLGGGDIAAGAIREAVRRATLRLALVPVFAGSALRNIGVQPLLDGVCAYLPSPADVPGQEGLDPASGQRVTLPPDPRGPLAALAFKVSMDTGRKVVLLRVYSGMVEAGQTVYNVTQGQEERVARLFRLHAGHKEKVDHAFAGEIVAAAGMKFSRTGDTLCAQDRQIVLERIDDYRPVISLALEPRNAAEADRLEEVLHKMLMEDPTLEMRRDEGTDQLLLSGMGELHLEVVLERIRREYGVDPRAGRPQVVFRETVRSAGQGEGEFDRELGEVPHYGFVAVAVEPRPRDAGRDVVFAFDTASWPADWVQAVADGVEDSLQSGVLKGYPVADVRVSVTRMARADGKSSPVGYRMAAAAAVKAALEAAQSVLLEPIMTVEVGVPDDFVGDVIGLLGSKGAKIDNMFDRSGHKVVQALAPLRQLFGFSTELRSATQGRAGLVMQFARFDVLG from the coding sequence ATGTCCAAGAAGGTGGCCATCCCCAAGGATTTCCTGCATTCCTTGCGCAATATCGGCATCATCGCCCACATCGACGCGGGCAAGACCACGCTGACCGAGCGCATCCTGTACTACTCCGGACGCATCCACCGCATGGGCGAGGTCCACGACGGCACCGCGACCATGGATTTCATGCCCGAGGAGCAGGAGCGCGGCATCACCATCGGCTCGGCCTGCACCACCTGCCAGTGGAACGGGGCGACCATCAACCTCATCGACACCCCCGGACACGTGGACTTCACCATCGAGGTGGAGCGCTCCCTGCGCGTGCTCGACGGGGCGGTGGGCGTGTTCTGCGCCGTGGGCGGGGTGGAGCCGCAGTCCGAGACCGTGTGGCGCCAGTCGGTGAAGTTCCATGTGCCCAAGCTGGCCTTCGTGAACAAGATGGACCGCCCGGGGGCGGACTTTGCCGCCGTGCTCGACGCCATGCGCGAGCGCCTGGGCGCCGTGCCCCTGCCGCTCACGGTGCCCGTGGGCTCCGGGCAGGAGTTTGCGGGCGTCATCGACCTGGTGGCCATGCGCCGCCTGCATTTCGACCCCCAGACCCAGGGCGCCGAAGTCCGCGCCGAGGCCCTGGACGCCGAGGACGAGGCCCTGGCCGCCCCCTGGCGCGAGCGGATGCTCGAGACTCTGGCCGAGGCCGACGAGGCGTTCCTGGAAGTCTACCTGGGCGGCGGCGACATCGCCGCAGGCGCCATCCGCGAGGCCGTGCGCCGGGCCACTCTGCGCCTGGCCCTGGTGCCGGTGTTCGCGGGCTCGGCCCTGCGCAACATCGGCGTGCAGCCGCTGCTGGACGGCGTATGCGCCTATCTGCCCAGCCCGGCGGACGTGCCCGGGCAGGAGGGGCTGGACCCCGCCTCCGGCCAGCGCGTGACCCTGCCGCCCGACCCCCGGGGCCCGCTGGCGGCCCTGGCCTTCAAGGTCAGCATGGACACCGGGCGCAAGGTCGTGCTGCTGCGCGTGTATTCGGGCATGGTCGAGGCCGGGCAGACGGTGTACAACGTGACCCAGGGGCAGGAGGAGCGCGTGGCGCGCCTGTTCCGCCTGCACGCCGGGCACAAGGAGAAGGTCGATCACGCCTTCGCGGGCGAGATCGTGGCTGCGGCGGGCATGAAATTTTCGCGCACGGGCGACACCCTGTGCGCGCAGGACCGCCAGATCGTGCTGGAGCGCATCGACGACTACCGGCCCGTGATCTCCCTGGCCCTGGAGCCGCGCAACGCCGCCGAGGCCGACAGGCTGGAGGAAGTGCTGCACAAGATGCTCATGGAGGACCCGACCCTGGAGATGCGCCGCGACGAGGGCACGGACCAGCTGCTGCTGTCGGGCATGGGCGAGCTGCATCTGGAGGTCGTGCTCGAGCGCATCCGCCGCGAATACGGGGTGGACCCGCGCGCGGGCAGGCCGCAGGTGGTTTTCCGCGAGACCGTGCGCAGCGCGGGGCAGGGCGAGGGCGAATTCGACCGCGAGCTGGGCGAGGTGCCGCATTACGGCTTCGTGGCCGTGGCGGTGGAGCCGCGCCCGCGCGACGCAGGCCGCGACGTGGTCTTCGCCTTCGACACCGCCTCCTGGCCGGCGGACTGGGTCCAGGCCGTGGCCGACGGGGTGGAGGACAGCCTGCAATCCGGCGTGCTCAAGGGCTACCCGGTGGCCGACGTGCGCGTGAGCGTGACGCGGATGGCCCGGGCCGACGGCAAGTCGAGCCCCGTGGGCTACCGCATGGCGGCGGCGGCGGCGGTCAAGGCCGCCCTGGAGGCCGCCCAGTCCGTGCTGCTGGAGCCGATCATGACCGTGGAGGTCGGCGTGCCGGACGATTTCGTCGGCGATGTCATTGGCCTGCTGGGCTCCAAGGGCGCCAAGATCGACAACATGTTCGACCGCAGCGGGCACAAGGTCGTGCAGGCCCTGGCGCCGCTGCGTCAGCTGTTCGGGTTCTCCACCGAGCTGCGCTCGGCCACCCAGGGCCGGGCGGGGCTGGTGATGCAGTTCGCGCGTTTCGATGTTCTCGGATAG
- a CDS encoding DUF2062 domain-containing protein has protein sequence MLKKNRTSWQRLRRWSRYQYLRVMRINATPHSVAMGLAVGIFAGFLPIVPLQTALTIALCLPLRGNPVVGFMGTWISNPFNWVPFYYFLFVVGRAIVPWDVPPLELDQFGAMLKTFNVTEFMDFGKDLLASFKVMLIAGCVMGVPAAVLTYYLARDAVIRYRRRRALRLLRKRTRLS, from the coding sequence ATGCTGAAGAAGAACCGCACCAGCTGGCAGCGCCTGCGGCGCTGGTCCAGATACCAGTATCTGCGCGTGATGCGCATCAACGCCACCCCGCATTCCGTGGCCATGGGGCTGGCCGTGGGCATTTTCGCGGGCTTTCTGCCCATCGTGCCGCTCCAGACGGCGTTGACCATCGCCCTGTGCCTGCCGCTGCGCGGCAACCCCGTGGTGGGTTTCATGGGCACCTGGATCTCCAACCCGTTCAACTGGGTGCCGTTCTACTATTTCCTGTTCGTCGTGGGCCGGGCCATCGTGCCCTGGGACGTGCCACCCCTGGAACTGGACCAGTTCGGGGCCATGCTCAAGACATTCAATGTCACGGAATTCATGGATTTCGGCAAGGATCTGCTGGCCAGCTTCAAGGTCATGCTCATCGCGGGTTGCGTCATGGGCGTCCCGGCCGCGGTGTTGACCTACTACCTGGCGCGCGACGCGGTGATCCGCTACCGCAGGCGCCGCGCCCTGCGCCTGCTGCGCAAGCGCACCCGCCTGAGCTGA
- the rsmA gene encoding 16S rRNA (adenine(1518)-N(6)/adenine(1519)-N(6))-dimethyltransferase RsmA: MSRAAAPPRYGRFAKKRFGQHFLHDKGVCARIVAALGIEPGDRVLEIGPGHGALSTLIAQAGPGLYAAVERDLALALELRGKCPGVLPLAADALAVRWERLEPPGGWKIIGNLPYNVASPLMWELFSRCRGLARAVFMVQKEVGDRLAARPGGADYGGLSAWVQSFVAPRVVFTVGPGAFIPRPKVDSAVLVFSPLPEGGDFDPRALSGLLHACFQKRRKQLGNILKSCMNEEARTYLESQGHSLRSRPEELAPKQFQALSTLMKSHFVA, from the coding sequence GTGAGCCGCGCCGCCGCGCCGCCACGCTATGGGCGCTTCGCCAAGAAGCGCTTCGGGCAGCATTTCCTGCACGACAAGGGCGTGTGCGCGCGCATCGTGGCCGCCCTGGGCATCGAGCCCGGCGACCGGGTGCTGGAGATCGGCCCGGGGCACGGGGCGTTGTCCACGCTCATCGCCCAGGCCGGGCCGGGGCTCTACGCCGCCGTGGAGCGCGACCTGGCCCTGGCCCTGGAGCTGCGCGGCAAGTGCCCCGGGGTGCTGCCCCTGGCCGCCGACGCCCTGGCCGTGCGCTGGGAGCGCCTGGAGCCGCCGGGCGGGTGGAAGATCATCGGCAACCTGCCCTACAACGTGGCCTCGCCGCTGATGTGGGAGCTGTTCTCGCGCTGCCGGGGCCTGGCCCGGGCGGTGTTCATGGTGCAAAAGGAAGTGGGCGACCGGCTGGCGGCGCGCCCCGGCGGGGCGGACTACGGCGGGCTGTCGGCCTGGGTCCAGAGCTTCGTGGCGCCGCGTGTGGTCTTCACCGTGGGGCCCGGGGCGTTCATCCCCCGGCCCAAGGTGGACTCGGCGGTGCTTGTTTTCTCGCCCCTGCCCGAGGGGGGCGATTTCGACCCCCGGGCCTTGTCCGGGCTCTTGCACGCCTGTTTCCAGAAGCGGCGCAAACAGCTCGGCAACATCCTGAAATCATGCATGAACGAGGAGGCCAGGACCTACCTCGAAAGCCAGGGCCACAGCCTGCGCTCCCGGCCCGAGGAATTGGCCCCGAAGCAGTTCCAGGCCTTGTCAACACTGATGAAAAGCCATTTTGTGGCTTGA
- a CDS encoding HU family DNA-binding protein — protein sequence MTKADLVVKIAEKANITKANAERALNAFLETVEATLVKDGKLTLTGFGTFVVEERKARTGRNPRTGAKIKIPATKVVKFRPGKLLKDAVK from the coding sequence ATGACTAAGGCTGATCTGGTCGTAAAAATCGCGGAGAAGGCGAACATCACCAAGGCCAATGCCGAGCGTGCCCTGAACGCCTTCCTGGAGACCGTCGAGGCCACCCTGGTCAAGGACGGCAAGCTGACCCTCACCGGCTTCGGCACCTTCGTCGTCGAGGAGCGCAAGGCCCGCACCGGCCGCAACCCGCGCACCGGCGCCAAGATCAAGATTCCCGCCACCAAGGTTGTCAAGTTCCGCCCCGGCAAGCTCCTCAAAGACGCCGTCAAGTAA